A single genomic interval of Saccharomyces kudriavzevii IFO 1802 strain IFO1802 genome assembly, chromosome: 3 harbors:
- the APA1 gene encoding bifunctional AP-4-A phosphorylase/ADP sulfurylase (similar to Saccharomyces cerevisiae APA1 (YCL050C) and APA2 (YDR530C); ancestral locus Anc_1.17) — protein MSVPADVASLISDKYKSAFENGNLKFLQTETKKTKDPKTGMPYLISHMPSLIQKPERGQTAEGEDPLGKAEEELTVIPEFGGADNKTYKLLLNKFPVIPEHTLLVTNEYQHQTDALTPTDLLTAYKLVCALDDEEADKRHMVFYNSGPASGSSLDHKHLQILQMPQKFFTFQDKLCNGKEHFLPTFNSEPLQDAKVSFAHFVLPMPESEETVDEDLLAMCYISILQRALTFFQDWMNENPDLKKSYNFMLTKQWICVVPRSKAFSDEIKIGFNSTGYCGMILTKNDEVFSKITEKPELINDILLECGFPNTSGQKPNEYNY, from the coding sequence ATGAGTGTGCCTGCCGACGTTGCATCTTTGATTAGTGACAAGTACAAGAGTGCTTTCGAAAATGGTAATTTAAAGTTCCTCCAGACTGAAACTAAGAAAACGAAGGACCCAAAAACCGGTATGCCATACTTGATTAGCCATATGCCAAGTTTGATCCAAAAACCAGAACGCGGTCAAACTGCAGAAGGAGAAGATCCCTTAGGCAAAGCTGAGGAAGAATTGACAGTTATCCCAGAATTTGGCGGTGCCGACAACAAAACGTACAAACTTTTATTAAACAAATTCCCCGTAATCCCTGAACACACCTTATTGGTAACCAACGAATACCAACACCAAACCGATGCTTTAACTCCAACCGATTTGTTGACTGCCTACAAGTTGGTGTGTGCCTtagacgatgaagaagctgACAAAAGACACATGGTCTTTTACAACTCAGGTCCAGCAAGTGGTTCTTCATTGGACCACAAACATTTGCAAATTTTGCAAATGCCTCAAAAGTTTTTCACCTTCCAGGACAAACTATGTAATGGTAAGGAACATTTTCTACCAACTTTCAACAGTGAACCATTGCAAGATGCCAAAGTTTCCTTTGCTCATTTCGTCTTGCCCATGCCAGAATCCGAAGAAACTGTTGATGAAGACCTATTGGCCATGTGCTACATCTCCATATTGCAAAGGGCCTTGACCTTCTTCCAAGATTGGATGAACGAAAATCCAGATCTAAAGAAATCCTACAACTTTATGTTAACCAAACAATGGATTTGTGTTGTTCCACGTTCCAAGGCCTTTTCTGATGAGATTAAAATAGGTTTCAACTCCACCGGTTACTGTGGTATGATCTTAACCAAAAACGATGAAGTCTTCTCCAAGATAACTGAAAAACCTGAACTAATTAACGATATCCTATTGGAATGTGGTTTTCCAAACACTTCTGGTCAAAAACCAAACGAATACAACTACTAA
- the SKDI03G0230 gene encoding uncharacterized protein (similar to Saccharomyces cerevisiae YCL049C) produces the protein MFSKYILVASSVFASLTAAASTVDLDALLLLRGVESHDGVNTVFSSGDFYQVNFIESIAPAIVNSSVIFHDVSHGVAIGNVKSRVDASKPEEVYYDWEQYQVVNSGDWRTEYAPASECMWRDEKHKGDDTPDRFPISVPFNWSSEYSIVDYDKDANEDSLDFKLIKSLLNKKKRNESIFVRNVNETVSQSSIMVAPMIKPYDVVQLWYSKFMIWANVQRQYCSGVYSAGTECGAWSRYYHVDAPTYTEPIVSYMTKMLEDEVQCPNKRNSTVAVPLHLDGEKPSIFWASEDEEEPNSKSLWSSLRDMFFKRS, from the coding sequence ATGTTTAGTAAGTATATTCTTGTCGCATCCTCCGTCTTTGCGAGTTTAACTGCTGCAGCATCTACGGTTGATTTGGATGCCTTGCTTCTGCTAAGAGGGGTTGAGTCGCACGATGGTGTTAATACTGTGTTTTCAAGTGGAGACTTCTACCAGGTGAACTTTATCGAATCCATTGCACCTGCTATCGTGAACAGCTCCGTAATCTTTCACGATGTATCTCATGGTGTGGCCATTGGCAATGTCAAGAGTAGAGTAGATGCCTCCAAACCAGAAGAAGTGTACTATGACTGGGAACAGTACCAGGTGGTGAATAGCGGTGATTGGAGAACCGAGTATGCTCCCGCCTCTGAATGCATGTGGAGAGACGAAAAACACAAAGGCGACGATACACCAGACAGATTTCCCATTTCAGTGCCTTTTAATTGGTCGTCTGAGTATTCCATTGTCGACTATGACAAAGACGCTAATGAAGACAGTTTGGACTTCAAGCTTATTAAATCGCTactaaataaaaaaaaaaggaacgAGAGCATTTTTGTAAGAAATGTTAACGAGACCGTCTCCCAGTCCAGTATCATGGTGGCACCAATGATAAAGCCATACGACGTGGTCCAGCTTTGGTATTCAAAATTTATGATTTGGGCGAACGTTCAAAGACAATATTGTAGCGGTGTATATTCTGCGGGAACCGAATGTGGCGCCTGGTCCAGATATTACCATGTTGATGCTCCTACGTACACCGAACCTATTGTGTCTTACATGACCAAAATGTTGGAAGACGAGGTTCAATGTCCAAACAAGAGAAACTCAACCGTCGCAGTGCCTCTTCATCTGGATGGTGAAAAACCTAGTATTTTTTGGGCCTCAGAGGATGAGGAAGAGCCGAACTCGAAGTCTCTCTGGAGTTCCCTGAGGGATATGTTCTTTAAAAGGAGCTAA
- the SKDI03G0240 gene encoding uncharacterized protein (similar to Saccharomyces cerevisiae YDR524C-B and YCL048W-A; ancestral locus Anc_1.22) — protein MQVKNVVAILATVTAIQAQAGIDTNATTPNATQPNATQPNATQPNVTQPNTTLPTASVTTTVSIGDAVVNSMAAGVFGAAVAAGVAFLF, from the coding sequence ATGCAAGTCAAAAACGTCGTCGCTATTCTAGCCACAGTAACTGCTATTCAAGCACAAGCTGGCATTGATACAAATGCCACTACTCCAAACGCTACGCAGCCAAACGCTACGCAGCCAAACGCTACGCAACCAAATGTCACTCAGCCAAATACGACCCTTCCTACCGCTTCGGTCACTACAACCGTCTCGATTGGCGATGCCGTGGTCAACTCCATGGCAGCTGGCGTTTTCGGAGCAGCAGtcgctgctggtgtcgccTTTTTATTCTAA
- the SPS22 gene encoding Sps22p (similar to Saccharomyces cerevisiae SPS22 (YCL048W) and SPS2 (YDR522C); ancestral locus Anc_1.25), producing the protein MNRVLRKGQLLMILLASLLVTQTLGAAIYLPKGPHHVKPFHSDKPNLQRRGNEPFFEIDVKSLDVNSPISELCKKDLHVIDSAQELFHLQNQCEFILGSLQITNYDSNILNLNSLRAIGGNLIIQDSPELIRIQASNLNKIEGLFQLQRLTSLVSVEIPTLNFCRSLEWKVVPILNYVSMDSQNIEIVKDIIISDTSLANVENFNKVQEIDTFNINNNRFLETIHSNVKTIRGQFSVHANAKELELEMPYLREVENITIRDTSLVYLPQLTKVKSSLEFIENYFYELNLNNLQKVGGTLGIINNVNLVKIDLENVTDIQGGLMITDNESLEDITFLPNLKQIGGAIFFEGSFKEIMFDSLKLVKGSALIKSSSSLLDCNKWTNPSNGRSIIRGGKFTCISGKKENTLNVKQDGTIVEKGYKDLTQESEDSKRRVISKFTNSTTVSTQLNLLLLGICLLAMLFV; encoded by the coding sequence ATGAACCGCGTTTTAAGAAAAGGTCAACTGTTGATGATTTTATTGGCCTCATTATTAGTGACACAGACTTTGGGTGCCGCTATCTACTTACCGAAGGGCCCACACCATGTCAAACCATTCCATAGTGACAAGCCCAATTTGCAAAGAAGAGGCAATGAGCCCTTTTTCGAGATAGATGTCAAAAGCTTGGATGTAAACTCGCCCATATCAGAGTTGTGTAAGAAAGATTTGCATGTTATCGATTCTGCGCAGGAACTTTTCCATTTACAAAACCAATGTGAATTCATACTGGGATCTTTGCAAATCACGAACTATGACTCcaatattttgaatttgaatagTCTAAGAGCCATCGGCGGCAATCTGATTATTCAAGACTCGCCTGAATTGATTAGAATCCAAGCTAGTAACTTGAACAAAATCGAAGGACTCTTCCAATTGCAAAGACTAACATCTTTGGTTTCTGTTGAAATCCcaactttgaatttttgccGGTCGTTAGAATGGAAAGTCGTTCCCATCTTGAACTACGTGTCCATGGATTCTCAAAATATTGAGATCGTTAAAGATATTATCATATCGGACACTTCGCTGGCCAACGTCGAGAACTTCAATAAGGTCCAAGAGATTGAcactttcaatatcaaCAATAATAGATTCTTGGAAACCATTCATTCGAATGTCAAGACCATCAGGGGCCAATTTAGTGTTCATGCAAACGCTAAGGAATTAGAACTTGAAATGCCATATCTGAGAGAAGTGGAAAACATTACCATTAGAGATACATCTTTGGTCTATCTACCACAGCTAACAAAAGTAAAGAGTTCTTTAGAGTTCATCGAAAATTACTTTTACGAATTAAACCTGAACAACTTGCAAAAAGTTGGCGGGACTTTGGGAATTATTAACAACGTGAACTTAGTGAAGATTGACCTCGAGAATGTAACGGATATTCAAGGCGGCTTAATGATTACCGATAACGAATCCCTGGAGGATATTACTTTCTTGCCCAACTTGAAACAAATCGGTGGagcaattttctttgaaggttcattcaaagaaataatgTTCGACAGTTTGAAACTGGTGAAGGGCAGCGCTCTTATCAAGAGTTCATCGAGCCTCTTGGATTGTAATAAATGGACAAACCCATCAAATGGAAGATCAATCATAAGAGGTGGGAAGTTTACCTGCATTTCTggaaagaaggaaaatacGTTGAATGTGAAGCAGGATGGTACAATCGTAGAAAAGGGCTACAAAGATTTAACTCAGGAGAGTGAGGattccaaaagaagagtgatttcaaaattcacGAACTCAACGACCGTAAGTACACAATtgaatctt